CCCTTGCTTTGCAGTATGCTTGGCCACAGTGCCCCTGAGTACACTGCCCCTGAGCATGGAGGCTCCACGGATTTACTACCCCTGAGCAGAGAAGCCACACACAACTCTCTCACTTCGTTTGCAGCACGCTCAACACCATTGACTCCACAGGTACACTGCCCTTAGCAAGTTGGATTCACAATTgtactgcccctgaacatggggGCTCTGCACgactcctcctctttcctccttAGCATAGTGACTCCAGGGATACACTGCCCCTGGACATGGGGGCCCCCACCTGCCAGTACGCTATCCCCGAGCAGGGAGGCTCCACACAGCCCATCTCACTTCGTTTGCGGCATGCCCAGCGCCCGTGGCTCcacaggtacactgcctctgcgCCTGGGGGCTCCACGCAGTTCCTCCCCGCCACGAGCCGCCTCCCCCTGCGAAACCGACCCCGTTgacagccgcacatgcgcactgGCTCCGGCCTCCCCCcggccccctgccctcccccccgggGGGCGCCGGcggaggggggtgggcggggccTGTACCTGCGCGTCCCCGCGTCCTCGTCCTCGCCGCCGAACAGGCCCGGCGCCTCCGGGTGCGGGACCGGGGCCGCCGCGGGGGCCATGATCACGTCGCagtcgccgcccgccgccgccatcTTGCTTCCTCCTGCCGCAACCAACGGCCGCCGagccggggagagggagggagggagggaggcggggagagagaCGGGCCGGAAGCTCTCGCGGGCACTTCCGGAGGCAGCCGAGAGGCCCGGGGCAGAAGGGCCGCTTCCGGCAGTCGACGAGAGGGAGAGGCCGGTCCGCCAAGAGGGGCCCCTTTTTGCCACTGACCGAGACGGAAAGGGAGGCCGCCTAGggacggttgccaacctcccggtggcgGCTGGAGAGCTCCCGGGATGACtgagctggagaaaaatggccttTTGGGAAGGAAGGCTACTAGAAGGGGTAGCCAAAACgtgtttctccagatgtccatggactacaattcccatgagcccctgccagctggcaggggctcatgggaattgtgatccatgggcacctggagaagtttggccaccccattgCATGGGCTCATACCCCATTGGACTGCTGCCTGGCAAGCCCAAACCTGTCACATCTCTGAacctaagcagagtcagtcctggatagtatttggatgggaggccttcaaGGAGCATGAAGGGCATGgtgagcaggcaatggcaaaccacctcccgaAGTCACTTGCATGGCGGCCGGACAATCCTGGGCTCTCCTGGCAACATAggacatatagaatcatagaaccctagagtgggaaggagccatagaggccatctatcccaccccctgctcaagacaggatcagcctcaagcatccaggagaaggatctgtccagccgctgcttgaagactgccagtgaaggggagctctccacctcctgaagcagcccatcccactgctgaactactcggactgtgaaatttaccaaataataaataaataaataccccactgaagtctctccatTCCAGACGCTCCACCCCCACAATCAGGTTCTCTGGACTCCAGCTTTCATTTAGAAAGTAGGACAAAGTTtcagcccaggggcacctttaagaccaaccaagtttgattccaggtagaattcaggtgggcagctgtgttggtccgaagcagcagaacaaagtttctgCCAAATGGCACTTTTCAGGCCAACCAACTTTTATTCAATATAAGCTTCCGTGGCCAAGCACACCTCTTCagaaagctgataccttgaataaaacttggtgggtcttgaaAGGTGCCCAGGACCCAAAAGGTTAGGCGCCCACGAAATATAAAcaatcaaattatattaacatttatattGCACAGAttataaagttaaaaacacaaagcccataggctaatAATTGAAATCACATAATaagaccccccaaaggggtcttcctcagaggtctaatcctgaacacacatgTAATGCAGTCCAGAACGCAGAGAgcagacagatttttaaaaattcaatttattTTCTATCCATTCAAATGGAGCTGATAAGAGATGTCCATTTATcaagttagattcaagtgggtagccacgttAGTCTGAGTGTGcatgcccttgaaagctcacgccttgagtaaatctttgtttgtctgaAAGGTGctttggactctgatttcatttatCAAGTGTAAGACTCCTTCTCCACAGCTGCTAAAAAATTCTAGTTGTGTCGGTAGTGTTTGTGCATGCATGAAAGCAAataagatgcccctggactcgacCTTTGTCCTCCTGGAACTTGTCTAATCCTTTTAAAAAGCGCTCTGTGTGAACAGCCTGTGGAGGCAGAAGCTTGTAAAGCACGCATGTTATGACTTCCACCTTTCCCCTAAAGCAACCTGCTTCCTCGAAAACCGTGGCATGATGGGCGTGCTTTCACTTCCTTGCACTGTCAAGGGTTCTTTCTGTGGTACCTCCTGGAAATTCCTTGCCAGGAGCAGAGCCTCAAAGCACCACTGCAAAAGGAACCCTAGATGGAGCTGTGGCTGCCTCGTCCTCGACTCAGCTTTTCTCCCATCCCTGCAACTTTGTTGACTTTCAGTTCCTTTTCTGGTTGAAGCGGAACGGTTCCTCCAGGCAGGTGGACGGCTAACAAACGGGGAGAGACGCACCTTGGGCAGGTAAGTTCACACTTTGTTTTCATGCAAATACGCAGGTGCAGCTCCACCGACTAGGTTTTGGAAAAGCTGGAAGGCTAGAGTAGATTTGCACGATCACatcctagaatcctggagtgggaaggggccacccaggccatctagtcccaccccctgctcaatgcaggatcagcttcaagcagccaggagaaggatctgtccagccactgcttgaagacggccagtgagggggagctccccacccccttaggcagccccttccactgctgaactagactccgagaatcccagagtgggaaggggccatgcaggccatctagtcccaccccctgctcaatgcaggatcagcttcaagcagccaggagaaggatttgtccagctgctgctgctatgaaatttctctgcctgagattcttGCCGGAAGACTCATTGATTTATTTGAGCTGccatgaatcactgctcacttcttcggcTACAGCTGGACTGCAGTTAGATTAACTTGGCTATCCATTTTGATAAATCTTGGTTCGTTGTACTTTCTTGCTATGTGTCATCCAGTAGATTTTGAAGATTGCAAACAGAATACCATTTGGAGGCTAAATCTGAAACCTTCTTGGACGCTTGTGTCAGGGAGCCAATTTAATTTCCCCTAAAAATACCAGACTGAGAGCTAAAAACACTTTAGGTCAATTTGAGCAAACACCTTGGCTAAAGTGGGTGTTCttgaatcaggaaaaaaaaatcaaacatctCAGGAGGGATCAAATCTTCACCGGGGGTCTTTccagaggggagagaggaagcagcagcaacagcagcgacATAGTTTTTCCTAAATAAATAGAATCCATTTTCATTGCTCATCTTTTGGGCTTGACTCGTAGCGTCCTGTGTGCATCCTTGATGGGGAAGAGCTGCAAAGTGGTGGTGTGTGGCCAAGCCTTGGTCGggaagacctccgtcttggagcaGCTTCTGTACGGGAACCATGTGGTGGGTGAGTGTTGACTTTGCCTGTGTGAGCAcctttgcccacctccaggtgggggctggagatgacGATCcccagagagatcagttcccctggagaaaaggagctcTAAAGCAGGTTCCGTAGTGTTATACCctactgcagtccctccccaaattctgcctgcTTTGGGCTCTGTTGAAACCCGGAAAACGAAAAATCCAACTTGGCTTGAATATGACTCTTCTTTATTGCCTGTGTACGTTTAATTCTGGTCTCTATATTATCACAGTCAACTAATTAAAGATGATTCTGTGTTGCTTATTCTTcataaatgcaaacaaaaaagccaAAAGGCCAAATGGGGTCCTGATATGCACAATAGCTACATATAGCAATCCCCTGTTTTCAAAGGTTCTTCCTCATTGGCTACCtgcaacaaaacaataaaattactTGTTATTGATGCTCTGAGGTTTGCTGTTGTGGAACATTTGAAATAATTTTAGACGGGGGAaggctttcttttccttccctagaAGGCCTTCCACACCTCCTCTGCGAGTTAAGTGGTATTTTCATTTGAGATTATGTGTTGATTTCCTTCATGAAGTTTTAATTAAGTTAACGGCGTGACGTGTTTGTAGGGGCATTTTACTGTCCGAAAAAGATTTTAAGCAGCTTTACCTTTATGGAAGAAAAGCAGTATAAATACATCGAACAGATGCTGCATTCtatgcagaaaaggggagggggattaatCTCACTGTGAAATATCGGGAGCCATGTATCAACTTAAGACGTTCCAAGGACGACCCATGAATTATGACCAGCATAGGCAAGCCGTGACTAAGCCATggctttttaaaagcaggaaaCACATTTCCCCAATTTCCCTGGGATTTTAAGGGGGTGCTGGTCTACCTTTAACCTTTCCCACATTTtgaaggtgggtagccatgttggtctgaagcaatagaccaggggtagtcaaactgcggccctccagatgtccgtggactacaattcccaggagcccctgccagcgaacgctggcaggggctcctgggaattgtagtccacggacatctggagggccgcagtttgactaccactgcaatAGACCAAAGCATTCATGCCCACGAAGGTTTATAGCTAGAAatcagctttgttggtcttagaggtgccactagACTGCACCTTTGTTCCTTTCCACATCAATCAATTTCCTGCTCAGAATGGGTTCCGACCATTTCCCTGTCACCAGCGTTCGAGGTACAAAGCAGCCTAGAATGATTGTTTGCTCTGGCTTGAACACAGACGGCAGGAGCATGAGAAGCTGGATAATTGAGCTGCAAGAACTAGTCAATAACAAACAAGGGAGCAGGGCCTGTAACTTCTGAAGAAGGGTGGGGGGGCAAAGCAAACCTTTATAGCGAAGAACAATTCCTGTATTTGTAGAACTGACAGCCCTCTGATGTCTGCAGGTTCGGAGATGATTGAAACGCAGGAGGACATCTACGTGGGCTCGATCGAGACTGACCGAGGGGTGCGGGAACAGGTGCGATTTTATGACACCCGAGGCCTGAGAGATGGGCTGGAGCTGCCCAAATACTGCTTCTCCTGTACGGACGGCTACGTGCTGGTTTACAGCGTTGACAGCAAAGAGTCCTTCAAGAGGGTGGAGCTGCTCAAAAAGGAGATCGACAAGAGCAAGGACAAAAAGGAGGTTTGTGAACTGCATTCTGGGATATCTGGGTCCAGAGCTCTGCTTTTCAGCTTCCCGTCCTTGGGAAACTTGTTCCCGATTGGGTTGTCGGCAGGAAACCGAGCATATCTCTTGCAGATGATTTGGGGGGTTTACTGAGGGAGACATTGTTTGGTTTGCCTGGTATAGGATTGCAAACTCCTTCCTCAGTCCTCGACCCTTGATGATTTAcaagtgggagaaaaaaaatggagtgGAGCTTGatggtgacactctaggaattcttacaaactctatggtaaagaccatagcgACTggaggaattcctagagcatcatccGCTAAACCTCAACCCAAAAGTTACATCACATCTTCTGAGACACACTTGGAATTTCCTGTCTTTATGGTCTTTACCATCCAACAAGAAGAGTGCAGAAGGAATCGCAGCCCGCCTGCAATCTGGGTTTCATGCATGGGAAGCCAAACACGAGAAGGGAGAAGACCTCTCCCTGTTCTCATTTGATAACAAATTTTGTCCCTTGGGGGCTTCAGGCTGGGCACGGAGGCCCTATGACAATGTCTGACAGCAGCGTCAAAACAGTGGAGGGGGCATGAATGGGAATTATTGGGAAGAACTCCAGACCCGATAACATTGTGCATACCCATAGTCTAGCTTACCATGCgacccccttttctctctcctgggCTGGGGAATTGATAGGAGAGGAGCATCACTAGAGAACCGACAACTAAGAATGGTAGCCTTACACCAAAGAAGCCCATTTACTGAGTTTAGCGAGTCTCTCACCTTTAAGCACTAGCAGAATTCTCCCCTGAGGTCTGAGTCCACGCTGGCCAAGCTGCTATATCTTAAGGAAGCGACACTTCTGAGCATTTAAGGTTAGGTAGAACCATGAATGGCTGCGTGTATGTGCGATTATTTTGGTTGTCCAAAATGCATGGCCCCTAAGGGGCATCCTAAATTCAGTAGCCAAAGAAGAGCCTTCATTCTATCCCTGTCTTGGGTAGGGGCCATAGCTTAGTGGTTAGAGCATGGGGGCCAAATTGTgtcactccagatgtccatggactacaagcaccatgagcccctgccagacccAGGGTCTGACTCCGTGCTAGGCCGCTTTGTGTGTTTGCTCTGAACAATCCCTGCGGATGTTGTTTACCCACGTTAACAGCTCTTTTCCTGCATCCGCGCAGGTCACCATCGTGGTCTTGGGCAACAAATGCGACCTGCAGGAGCAGCGCCGCGTGGACCATGACGTGGCTCAGCACTGGGCCAAGGCAGAGAAGGTCAAGCTGTGGGAGGTCTCGGTCGCTGACCGCCGGACCCTCATTGAGCCTTTCGTCTACCTGGCCAGCAAGATGACCCAGCCCCAGAGCAAGTCGGCCTTCCCCCTCAGCCGCAAGAACAAAAGCAGCGGTTCGGTGGACGGGTGAACCGTTGGGGGCCGTGCCCACCGTCCTTGGTACAAATGCATGCAAAGAAGACCACCTTTGCCCCAAGATGAAGCCCGTGCTTCGGGCAGTGGCACCCAGGTGGAGCGCCATGTTCTTTTATCCAGTCTCCGTTTTTGAAAAGAGAGCACTCCAAGTCCAGAGCAGCGGAAATTACCTCTGACTTTTTGACCTCTAAAAACATGTGTGGTGTATTTTGTGATAAACAAGGTGGCTGAAGGACACTGTTGCGTTTTTAACTCCTTTCTTTTGTTGCCCTTAAAGACTTACCTGTCTGGAAGCCCACAAGGGGAGTACTAAATTCTCCTCTTAATGGAGGGCTTAACTATTGCGGTGGCAAAGAGGAGACGGTTCTCAGGATGACTCCCTTTTTGGCAGTGGAGCTGCTCTTGATTGGCATCTCTTCCTGCTCTTTCGCCAGCTATGGGCAAAGGAAGGACAATGTCACATCCATCCAGGTGGGAGGGCTGATGCTGTGCAGAACACAGAGAACTGAACTCCTCCCCATATGGGACGATCTTATTCCTTAACAGCTATTGAAAGGTGGCCGACCTGGCAGAGCAGCgcaatatttaaatgtttttaggaggtgggtggagccaggtagagcttttgcccagcaaggcttccgattggctgttggaaatttgattggcagtgcagatttttttaaaaaaatgttgctttggcagcagcagccaccacaacGCAAGGATTGGCTGAAGTCAGGCGGGTGGCAATCATTCCgtggttggctccgccttctgcagcagccattttgtcaccacGCCCCTAGTAAGGTTTTTGTTGAAAGCACAAATATTGAATACAGTTAGGGGCACATAATAAAAGTTTAAACCATGGATTGAAATCTCAGTTATGCACTGGGTAATGCAATCAGCAGTCTTCAAATCCAAACCCCTTTAATGGCGTAATAAGTGTCAGTAGAACAAAAGAGAAAAGTGTTCCCAAAAGGAAACACGTTTTAAACTCTTTTAAGAATAAAAAAGCTTTGCAAATAAAAAGAGCCACAGCAGCAGAGCTCTGTGGGACTTTGCCCTCAATCCACAATAATAGTCATTTTATCAATGTTATGTGCTcctaattataataaatatatttgtattttaaacaaaaaaa
The Paroedura picta isolate Pp20150507F chromosome 16, Ppicta_v3.0, whole genome shotgun sequence genome window above contains:
- the NKIRAS2 gene encoding NF-kappa-B inhibitor-interacting Ras-like protein 2, with product MGKSCKVVVCGQALVGKTSVLEQLLYGNHVVGSEMIETQEDIYVGSIETDRGVREQVRFYDTRGLRDGLELPKYCFSCTDGYVLVYSVDSKESFKRVELLKKEIDKSKDKKEVTIVVLGNKCDLQEQRRVDHDVAQHWAKAEKVKLWEVSVADRRTLIEPFVYLASKMTQPQSKSAFPLSRKNKSSGSVDG